One segment of Candidatus Aegiribacteria sp. DNA contains the following:
- a CDS encoding ATP-binding cassette domain-containing protein has product MNTILQVKHLRGGWDKQLVLDDVNLQVDRGEVLVIVGRSGCGKSTLMQHMLGLLKPWSGKILFNGRYIWESPQVLQESRRRWGVLFQSGALLGNLTLLENVMLPLKEYTDISRSDMALVAYSKLDTVDLADFADSNPMEVSGGMQKRAGLARAMALDPEVLFFDEPSAGLDPVTSANLDNLILSINKSLGTTMVIVTHELASIFAISDRVVMLDPEEHGIIAEGTAKELKKNSEDSRVRAFFGREDLIEKKED; this is encoded by the coding sequence ATGAACACGATTCTTCAGGTTAAACATTTGAGGGGAGGCTGGGATAAACAGCTTGTGCTTGATGATGTTAATCTTCAGGTGGACAGGGGAGAAGTGCTGGTTATTGTCGGCAGAAGCGGATGCGGGAAAAGCACTCTGATGCAGCACATGCTTGGACTGTTAAAACCATGGAGTGGAAAAATCCTGTTTAACGGGAGATATATATGGGAGAGTCCACAGGTTCTTCAGGAATCCCGTAGAAGGTGGGGAGTGCTTTTTCAATCCGGCGCTCTACTGGGGAATCTGACGCTGCTTGAAAATGTCATGCTGCCTTTAAAAGAGTATACCGATATTTCCAGGTCGGATATGGCTCTTGTCGCTTACAGCAAACTGGATACAGTTGATCTTGCGGATTTTGCTGATTCAAATCCTATGGAGGTTTCAGGCGGCATGCAGAAACGGGCAGGACTTGCCAGGGCTATGGCGCTGGATCCTGAAGTACTTTTCTTTGATGAGCCATCAGCAGGTCTTGATCCGGTAACTTCTGCCAATCTGGACAATCTGATTCTAAGTATTAATAAGTCTCTGGGAACCACAATGGTTATAGTTACTCATGAACTTGCCAGTATATTTGCTATCTCTGACAGGGTTGTTATGCTGGACCCTGAAGAACATGGTATTATTGCTGAAGGCACTGCAAAGGAACTGAAGAAGAATTCTGAGGACAGCCGGGTTCGTGCCTTTTTTGGAAGAGAAGATTTAATTGAGAAGAAGGAAGACTGA
- a CDS encoding ABC transporter permease, whose translation MKNTDKLTLDGTQLSIHGVLETDDTDYLRGFLEKNKAAFFDAGKLSLDFSDSPGMDSVPGTILYEFCRQLARAGVKITRIGASKSIDSLFASFKKHESASSLKKQKFGLHEHFEDLGEGVSTFMKTLSGLWFFAGETLNAFIGMILHPLKIRWPMVFYYMEETGVKAIPIIATLTLLLGTVLGYQSGFQMRIFGAENFMPALLAYSITWEIGPMLAAVLVAGRSGSAFAAEIGTMQVRQEVDALRVMGFDTFSYLVTPKMIALLCVMPFLVLLANCSGIFGGLLAGILFLDLPASTFISELGKALIPLDIIWGMMKSVIYAVIIANVGCFMGMRVRGGASAVGKATTAAVVLSIFLVIIADALLSLLFVHIRPGLSM comes from the coding sequence CTGATGATACAGATTACCTCAGGGGATTTCTTGAGAAGAATAAGGCTGCGTTTTTCGATGCCGGAAAACTGAGCCTCGATTTTTCTGACAGTCCCGGTATGGACTCAGTTCCAGGTACAATTCTCTATGAGTTTTGTCGTCAGCTTGCCAGAGCAGGAGTGAAGATCACCCGAATCGGAGCATCCAAATCTATCGATAGTCTATTTGCTTCTTTTAAAAAGCATGAATCTGCTTCCTCTTTAAAAAAGCAGAAGTTTGGATTGCACGAGCATTTTGAGGATCTGGGTGAGGGTGTATCCACGTTTATGAAGACACTGTCCGGACTATGGTTCTTCGCGGGTGAAACTCTGAATGCTTTCATTGGAATGATTCTGCATCCTCTGAAAATCCGATGGCCAATGGTTTTTTACTATATGGAAGAAACCGGTGTGAAAGCTATCCCGATAATTGCAACTCTTACCCTGCTTCTGGGTACTGTCCTGGGTTATCAGTCCGGATTTCAGATGAGGATTTTTGGAGCGGAAAACTTTATGCCGGCACTGCTGGCCTACAGTATTACCTGGGAGATTGGACCCATGCTCGCGGCAGTACTGGTCGCGGGACGGTCCGGATCAGCTTTTGCGGCTGAAATCGGAACCATGCAGGTCAGACAGGAAGTAGATGCGCTCCGCGTTATGGGTTTCGACACTTTCAGCTACCTTGTTACTCCAAAGATGATAGCACTTCTCTGCGTAATGCCGTTCCTTGTCCTGCTGGCAAACTGCTCGGGGATTTTTGGCGGACTGCTCGCAGGTATCCTTTTTCTTGATCTTCCTGCCAGTACGTTTATTTCGGAACTGGGCAAAGCGCTTATTCCACTGGACATTATCTGGGGAATGATGAAGAGTGTAATTTATGCTGTAATTATCGCGAATGTCGGATGCTTTATGGGAATGCGGGTTCGCGGCGGCGCGTCCGCTGTTGGAAAAGCCACGACCGCTGCGGTTGTACTGAGTATCTTTCTGGTAATTATTGCTGATGCTCTCTTATCCTTGCTGTTTGTCCATATACGTCCTGGATTGAGTATGTGA